The window TTTTGAATCCTTACTATTATAAAAGGGGAAAAAAATGGAATAGGAGGTTGGCTCTTTTTTATCTAATCTTTCTTCTCCCCATTGGAAAAAAGGCCAAAGTAAGGATTGGCGTTTGTACTTTCCTTCATGTTCTTTTTTGGAATAGAGTGGGAAGATTCGAAAATCACTCCTTGTTTCAGAGCCTCCCCACATCACCAAGGGCCAAACGATGGATTTGGCTTCATAGGTTTTGTACTTCCATTCGGAATATATAGGAAATAGAACATAACCTAATTCTTGGTAAGAAAGTTTGTTTCTGATTTTTCCATAGATAGGAAAAACACTGAAATAGTTTTCTCTTTGTGATTCTCCCTTACCCCAAATCAAAAGAGGAGTGAAAAGAATGTCTTCGTCTTCGTCACCTTCTTCATGTTTGAATCCTGTCCCACTAAAGAAAAACAAGGAGGACCAAGTATACCAGTAATTGGTTTCTTCTTTATAATAAAAAGGTGAGAGATAACTTTTAAAACGAAAGGCATAGGTTTTATCCTGGAAACCAATGTAAAAGGGGCGAAAGGCTAAATAACTTTGGCGTCCTCTTTTTTCCGATTCATATAAAAACCAAAATTGATGGTAATCAGATTTGATATCTTCTGTAAAAGAATTGGGTAGTTTGGCTAAAACTCCGGAACTGAGAAAGAAGAGACAAAAAACAATTCCGAATTGAATTTTAAAGCGGGAATCCACGTAATTTCAATATCTTCAAGTTTCAAGAAAAGGAATCAAGTGATTTCATGATCCAAACCAAAATAGCACTGCTTTTCGGGGGTATCTCCGGGGAACATATCATCTCCATTCGTTCTTCTCATTTCATTTTCAATACAATAGACCGGGACAAATACCAAGTTTGTCCGGTTTATATTGACCAAACAGGAAAATTTTGGATCGCCGATAGAAAAGATCCTGTATACCCCGATCCCACCGGAAAAACGGAAACTGATTTTTTAACTGAATTTTCTACTACAAACCAAATCACAAAGTTCACATCTGGTGCGGGATTATTAGAACATGGATTTTCGGCCGCCTTTCTAGGATTACACGGTGGGCCTGGTGAAGACGGAAGGATCCAAGGATTTTTAGATACATTAGGAATTCCTCATACAGGATCTGGTGTTTTGGCCTCTGCTCTTGCTATGGACAAATATAGAGCCAATCTTTTGTTCCAAACCATGGGAATTCCCGTGGCTCCCTTTGTGGATTTGGAGAAAGGAAAATCGGATGCTAGGAAAATTGTTTTAAACTTACCATTCGAATTTCCAGTCTTCATCAAACCAACGCTTGGTGGCTCCAGTGTCAATACAGGAATGGCAAAAACGCCCGAAGAAGCAATGGTTCTTGTGGATAAAATTTTCGTTTCAGAAGATAGAGTCCTCATCCAAAAACTGATTTCGGGAACGGAAGTCTCCATTGGAGTTCTTGAAAAAAAAGAAGGGGAAAAACGAATTCCATTTGCTCTCGTTCCCACTGAGATTCGTCCCAAATCAGAGTTTTTTGATTTTGAAGCCAAATATACCAAAGGTGGAAGTGAAGAAATTACCCCAGCACCAGTGGGTGAATCGATTACTAAAAAACTCCAAGAGTATACATTGTTATGCCATGATGTACTTGGTTGCAAAGGTTACTCGCGAACCGATTTTATCATCAGCGATGGAGTGCCTTATGTTTTGGAAACCAATACACTTCCAGGAATGACCGGAACAAGCCTCATTCCCCAACAAGCAAAAGCTCTGGGGATTGAAATGAAGGAAGTTTTTACTTGGCTTCTATCGATTGCACTTTCTTAGGAAAAAAGTACATTCCCACGAGTATAGCGATAAGGCTTGCTATGGTTCCATAAAAATGGCTAGTCATATCATCACCGTAAACTTCTAAAATAAGCCAGGTGGTAATTCCCACAAATAAAGAGAAAAGGGCAGATCTTTCATCTGCCTTTTGGCTGAGTAAACCAAAAACCATGGGGATGAAAAGCGTAACAAGGGAGATCCCACCAGAATCTTCTACGAGAGCATAAATAGAAGGTTTCCCCACTGCTAGTAAAAAGGATATCCCTGCAATGATGAGAACGGATGTTCTTGACAATAGCAGTAATTTTTTATCGTTCATGTCTTTGAATGCGTATTTTAAAATGTTCTCAGACAATATAGAGGAAGGTGCAAGGATGGCACCCGATGCCGTGGATAGAATGGCAGAGATGAGCGCTGAAAAAAATAAAACTTGGATCCAAGGACTTGAAAACTTGGAAATCATTGTGGGAATGAGAAGTTGTCCTGTTTCCGAATTTAAGTCAAAATCTGGAATTAAACTTTTTGCATGGAGACCTAAAAACAAAGGGATGAGGGCAAAGAGTAAATACAAAACAGAAGAAAGGTAAGAGGCCCTGATTGCTACTTTTTCTGATTTGGCAGACATCACTCTTTGGAATATATCTTGTTGGGGTAATGATCCAAAACCAACAACCATCCAAGCTGATAAGTATAAGGTCCAAGCATGGTAATTGGATTCGGGAAAAAAATTAAAAAATCCGTCTGGTTTTTCCTGGATGCTTGACCAAATGGACTTAACACCATTTAACTCATAGATAACAAAAACAAGGCCAATGATGATGGAGATGGATTGGAAAAAATCGGTCATGGAAACAGACCACATCCCACCGAGGTAAGTATAAAAAACAACAAGACAAGCTCCAATCACAATCGCTGTGAATTGATTGATGCCAAATAGAATCTGTACCATAATTCCGAGTGCCACAAACTGGGCAGCAACCCAACCAAAATAGGAAAAGATCAAACAGATCCCTGCGATAAACTCCATCTTTTTCCCATAGCGGTTTCGATAGAAGTCACCGAAGGTAAGGATTTGCATTCGGTAGAGATACTTTGCAAAAACTAGTCCGAGTAAAAATAAACAAAGAGCACCACCAAACGGGTCTTGGATGACGGCTAAAAATCCTCCTTTGGCAAATTCCACGGAGGAACCAAGAATGGTTTCACTTCCAAACCAAGTGGCAAATAATGCAGCCGTGGAGATAGGGAGAGGTAAACTTCTACCTGCTAAGATAAAGTCTTTTGAGTTTTTGACTCTTTTTGCCGCATACACTCCAATGGCAATTGTGATGAGAAGGTAACCAACGATGAAAGCCGCTTGGAAATTCATTCTCTAAAATAAATCTTCTTCCACTGGTTTAGAAGGAGTTTCATCTTTCTTTTTTTTGACAGTTGTTTTTACAATTTCACCGCTCGGAGCTTTGGATAAAAATTCAATTTTTGCTTCCGCATCCACAAGTCTTTCGGAACAAATTTTTTTGAGTTCCATGCCTCTTTCATAGGCTTTGATGGAATCTTCTAAAGAAAGAGTTCCTCTTTCTAATTTTTCAGCAATGTCTTCTAGTTCTCGAAGTGCTTCTTCAAAACTTGTTGATTTTTTCTCTACCATGCGAATACCTATATTTTTTCTTTTACTTCAACCAGAAGTTTTCCATCAGAAAGGAAAACCTCTAAACTTTCATTTTTTTTGATTTTATGAATGGATGATATCACCTGTTTGTCCTTGTTTCGAACCACTGAATAACCACGTTGTAAAGTTCCCAGTGGAGAAAAATGGACTAATCTCTGTTCTGCGAGCGTAAATTTGTTTTGAATTCTTTCCAGGTAAGATTTCCAATTATGACTCAGTGTATCAAATTTTTGAAATTCGCTTTGTTTGCGAACCAAATAGTTTTTTCCAAGAAGGGAAATCTTCGTCACGAGTTCTTCTAAGGCCCCAGTCCTTGTTTCCAAAAGTGTTTTCGGATTTTGGAATACCGGTCGTCCCGTAATCCCGACCCATTTTTCTTTACCCAAACGAACCACAGCCTTTAGTGCCGATTTAATCCTGTCTTCCATTTCATCCAAACGAATGAGTGTGTCGGAAACATTAGGAACGGCGAGTTTTGCTGCAGCCGTCGGTGTGGGAGTTGTGGCATCGGCAGCAAGGTCAGTGAGCACTCGATCGATTTCGTGGCCTACTGCAGAGATGATAGGGATTTTGGAATTGTAATAAGCCATCACCACTGCCTCTTGGTTGAAGGCCATAAGATCTTCAAATGAACCACCACCACGTCCTGCAATGATCACATCCACTTCCCATTTGGGATCATTGATTTCTTTTATGGCTTCGATGATTGAAACTTCTGCTCCGTCTCCTTGCACAAGGCAAGGTGAAACTAAAATTTGTATGGAAGGATTGAGGTCAGTGGCAATTCGAATGATGTCTTCGACGGCCGCTCCTTTTGGTGAGGTAACAATGCCTAGGCGTTTCGGAAATTTTGGAAGAGGGCGTTTGTGGTTCACATCAAAAATTCCCTTTTCGTGAAGGGCTTTTTTTAGTTTTTCAATTTTTAAAAGGATATCTCCTTCTCCGATTTCTTCTACCTTCTGTACCGTAATGCTATAATAACCACCTGGTTCATAAACAGAGACAGAACCATAAACCAAAATCTCCATTCCATTCCGAAGGGGTGTGCCGCGATAGTTTTTGGCTTGAAAAGAAAAAAAAGCACATTTAATCACACTTGTCTGGTCTTTCAAAGAGAAATACATATGCCCTGAACTATTGGTTTGGGAATGGTTGGAGATCTCTCCCCGAATCCAAATGTTTTTAAATTCAGGAGAGTCCTGGAGTTTGGATTTGATGAGGCGATTTACCTCACTAACACTGAGAGATGAATCTACTGTTTCCATTTAGATATTTTGAAAACGAGTTTCTCTAAAAATTTTCCAAAAGTCCCAAAGGATGATGACAAGAGTTAAGGCCATAGGACCAATGATGATCCCTGCAACACCAAACTCCTGTAATCCGCCAATTAGAGAGAGAAAAATAAGAAAGGGATGTGTTTTTAGTTTTTTATCTAAAATTTTGGGTTTCACAAAGTTTTCTAAAATAAGATAACTTGCGCCGCCTGCGATCATAAAAAGAACACTGCCTGTCCAGTTTTCTTGTACGAGACCAATGTAGAGTCCAATCGGCAACCAAACCACGGAGGTTCCCACAACAGGAATGAGAGAAAAAATTGTGGCGATACTCGAAAGTAAGAACTTATTCGAAACAGAGGTAAAAAGTAACAGAACATAGATGAGGGCACCTTGTAATAAGGAGATAAAAAGATTTCCCATCATTACCGTTCGAATGGCTTCCTCAATTCGCCTTCCTAGTCTTTCCTCAATTTCTGTGGGAAAAGGTAGTAAAACAAAAAGTGCATGTTCCATTCGGCTTCCTTCTTTGTATAAAAAGAAAAGCAAAATGAAGGTAAAAAATGCATTAAAAATAATGGCACCTGGAACTTCAAAAGAACCGAGTAAAAAACCAGAAGAGTTTTTGAGTAAACTATAAATGGAATCTAAATTGAGAACATCCATATGTTGGCCCACATATTCGCGGTACATCAAAGGAAGTTTGATCCAAAAAAATTCATTTTCAGTAAAGAAGTCTGTGAGCATCGGACTGTTTAATAATAAGGAAACAATCGACTCCTCTGTGAGTTGGTTCCTAATATAACTGACTAAGTTTAAAGATTCTCTGATTAAAGTAGATAGAATTAAATAAGAGGGAATAAAAACTCCCGCGAGCATCAGGATCACCATGATATATGGTGAGAGTCCATGGAATTTGACACCCAAAACATTCTTTAGTTTTTTATGAATTTTCCTTGTTGTGAGATAAAAGAGCAACGCAAGAAAACTTGCCCAAAGGAATGGTTTGAAAACAAAAAATAAAGTAAGACAAGTGCCTATAAAAATCGCCCCAAGAAGTAGGTAGACGATTGTTTCGTTTTTATTTTTAATCCAACTCATAATTAATAACTAGAATGTTTTCTAAAATAAAAGCGAATGTAATTGGAATTGCCTCCTGTTTCTGAGACAATGATCGATAAAGATTTTTTGATAAAACCTTCGAGTAGATAAGAAACCTCTCCATTTTTTTCCGTTTTTTCTATGAGTTTCCAATCCCCTTGTGCGGCTCTTGTTTCGATTCTCTTTTGAATCGCTTGAAAACTTTCTTCTGATTCTAAAAGGAGAGAGGCTTCCTTGGTATGGATATGACTTGTTTTGAATTCGCTAGACTGAAGAAGGTTTACTTTATCAGGAAAAAATGACTGAGGGAATGCTGGCGGTGCACTGGTTGGGTATTTAGTAACCACAATATTGTCAAAGCGATAGATTTCGGTTTGGTGGATTGGTTGGCATCCCCAGAGAATCAGAAGAAAAATAGGCAAAAATCGAAGCATTACGGAAAGCAAACGGTGGAGTATCGATTCCTTCCATTCATTTTTTTAAATCTTTGTTGCCAACTGGTTTGTAGGCATTTCCTTTTCTCCTGTGCTCGATTTCCTACAGTTTGATGCTTTTTTGGCTCGGATCTTAGAGTTGCCACCGCTTGTTCTTTGGATTTTCTTTTGTTTCTCTAATTTTTTGGAGAATGTTTTTCCACCTTGGCCTGGAGATACGGTGACTGTATTTTCTGGTTTTTTATCCTCTAGTCCAGGTTCACCCCTATCTTTCATTTCTATTGTGTTCGCTACCTACTTGGGAAACTTACTCGGAGCTCTTGCGATGTATTTTTTTGGGGAAAGGTTCCTTCAGTTTCTAAAACGATCACGGTTCCCTTTTTTATCTTCCGTTTACCAAGAAGAAAACTTACACAAAACTCTAGATTGGTTTCGCAGGCATGAATTTGTAGTGGTATTGTTGTCCCGGTTTTCGGCAGGGATTCGGTTCTTTGTCTCCATCGTTGCCGGGATGTCCAAAATGAACGTTATTAAATTTATCATTTTGTATACGGTTGCTATTTCTCTTTGGTGTGGCCTCCTGCTTTTTGGTGGTTCCTTACTTGGCTCCAATTGGAACCAAATCATTGTTATGTTATCATATTATAACCAAACGATTGGAATCGTTCTCATTTGTTTATTTTTGTACTTTCTATACCAAATTTGGAAGAAAAGAAATACAAAGTTGACATGATTTCCTTATATGTTAGGGTTTTCTCGCATGAACTCTTGGGGAAATATAGCGTTTGATTTTTATACATTCGGTTCGCTCGTTGGTGTCATTTTTACTTTTTACAATGCACAATTTTTTTTAACGGTAAAAGAAAAGTCAGAAGCAACATACCGGCTAGGGATGGGAACTCTTTGGCTGGGTTTATTTCATTTTGGCTATATGATCAATTTTTCCTTTATGGGGCCGGCGGCGGCATACTTGCGTTGGCTTGTCATCATCGGGGCCATGGCAGGTGCTTCTTATCTAACGAGTTTTTTCTTAAGTTACCCTGAAGTTTACTTCCCTCGTTTGAAAAAATATCTATTTGGGATCATGAACTTTATAGTTGTGACTGTAACGGGATATTTTGTTTACATTAGCCTAACGGCTGGCAGATTATTTTTCTTTAGTGGTCACTATTGGGATTTTCCACTTCCTGTTTTTTATAAGGCGTATGCACTTATTGTATTAGTTTTTTTTGTCAGTTTTTCCCTGGTTGCCATCATACAGATTTTCAAAATGCCAAAGGAATCTCGGTTTGCCACTGCAAGCATTCTTATTGCTTTCATTTTAGTAACCATCCTTCCTGGAATCATGAATGCCCAATCCAGGGATGGTGCGATTGGACGTGGCCTGTACCAAACCATCACAGATCTTGTTTTGGTTGTTGGGTTATTTGTTGCCAATGTGGTTTATATCAATAACACAAAAGATAAAACCACAATCATTTCACGGATCATAGGAATCTCTCTTGCCTCATTTTTACTCGTATTGCAGCTTGTTGCTTATTCCGTAATCCAACAATCAGAATCTAACTATGATATGGTGCATACGGCCCGTGCAAAAAACTTCATTGCAGGACTGGAAACTGACCAAGTTCCAAGTTTTCATTATACTTACGACATAGGCCAAAAAGAATTTGTTCAAAAGAAGGGAATGGAAGAGACGGCAGTTGATCCTGCTTCCTATGAATCGGAATATTGGAATTCTTGGGCTTTGGAAACCATTCTTTCTTATAAAGGCAAATCTGATTGGAAAGAAAAAACGGAAAACCTAATACCAAAACTCCCAGAGACAAGCAGAGGTTACGCTTCTGAGATCAAAAGACTTTTGGCCTTAGAAAAGGTTTCAACTCCAGAATTATTAATCGAAGAATTAGAATCAGAAAAACGTAAAATTCTTTATACAAGAAACAAACTCCGAGAGATTCCTGAAAAGAATTTTTCTGACGGAGCATTGTCCCTTGTTTCCAAAACAGAAGGCCCACTTTCTGGTTTTTATGGCGCGGCACGATCTGTACTAGAAACCTCAATTTCCGAAGCTAAAAAAGCAGAAGTCCTCGACCAAATGTTTTCTCCTATGCCAAACCATGGCGATAGAAATTACAGAGGTCGCGTTAAATTTGCAGAAAACAATCCTGAATATTCGTTTTACGTCAGTTATTTGGTAGTTGATAAAACAAAAGGACTCATCCATGAAGTGGGTTATCCCTATTTAGATTATCGCGAGTTTCAAGAGGAAGTCACTTTACCTTGGATCATCGGTGTGTTGTCCCTAGCAGTTCTTGTGATTTTTGGATACCGTTTGTTTTTCCTAATCGCTCTTCTCAGACCTATTGAACAAATCATTGAAGGGTTAACAGAGGTAAACTCTGGAAACTTAGAACATAGACTGACAGTTCATGTGGAAGATGATATTGGATTTATGGCACGTTCCTTCAACCGAATGGTGCGTTCGATCCAAGCGGCTCGTAAAAAATTAGAACAATATGCAGATCAATTGGAAGTAAAGGTACAAGAACGCACTAAAGAATTAGAAAACTCCTTAAAAGAAGTGCAATCCCTCAAACACCAACAAGATGGGGATTATTTTTTAACGTCACTTCTTTTGCAGCCATTTAACGCTAATAATGCGAATCATGACAATGTCCAAGTGGACTTTTTATTAGAACAAAAGAAAAAATTTACATTCCGCCAATATGAAAAAGAAATTGGTGGAGATTTGAATATCGCCAACCAAATTTTTCTAAACAACCGTTCTTACACTGTGTTTTTAAATGCGGATGCTATGGGTAAGTCCATGCAGGGCGCTGGTGGAGCACTGGTTCTTGGATCTGTTTTTGAGTCCATCATCACAAGAACACAGCTCTTAAGTGAAGCGAGGAACACCTATCCGGAACGTTGGATCAAAAATACCTTTTTAGAACTACATAAAATTTTTGAAGGTTTTGATGGTTCCATGTTAGTTTCGTTAGTGCTTGGGCTTATTGATAATGAAACTGGTTTGTTGTATTTTATCAATGCCGAACATCCTTGGATGGTTTTGTACCGAGATGGAATTGCGAGTTTTATCGAAAACGAACTGATGTTTCGAAAATTAGGAACTTCAGGAGTCCAAGGAAATTTATACATCAAAACCTTTCAATTGGAAGCGGGTGACGTTTTACTTGCCGGATCGGATGGGCGGGATGATTTACTCATTTCCCACACGGAAGATGGGAAACGTGTGATTAACGAAGATGAAAGATTATTCCTTCGAGTGGTAGAATCAGGAAGAGGAGAACTAGACGGAATTTATGAAGAACTTCGAAAGTATGGAAGTTTGACAGATGATTTATCAATTTTACGAGTTTCCTTTATTGAAGAAAAAGAACGTTATAAAATCGAAAAAGAAAGGCTAAAAGAAATCCAATCGCTTTTACACAAAGCAAAAGAAGCGAGCGAATCTGCGGATCTCCAAGAAGCAGTTTCGTATTTGGAACAGGCGAATTCTTTGGAAGAGAACATTCCGGAGATCAAAAAGAAATTCATCCAACTCTATTTGAAACTCAAAGACTATGGGAATGCCAAAAAAATGGCCAAAGACTATAGTTTGTTAAAACCGATGGATACGGAGATTATGTACATCACTGCTTTTTGTGCGAGAAAAGTGGCTGATATCAAAACAGCCATTGATTTTGGGGAAAGGGTGCGCCTTCGTGATCCAAACCATGTCAAAAACTTGATCAATTTGGGCCAGACCTACCTGGCAGATAAAAACTTGTCCCGGGCAGAGAACATTCTCAGTTCGGCCTTGGAGCTCGACCCAGAAAATCCTAGTTTACAAAGGCTTCTTGACCACATCCGCAAAAAACAAAACAAACAAGATGTCGTAAATTAGAGTCTAAGGTCTACATTGAATGAAACGTTTGCGATAAAAATTTCCGATACTTTTCGGGACTTTACAAAGGAAGAATGGAATCTGTTAGTCCCCCCAGATTCCGTTTTTCAGGAATATGAATTCCTATCCGGTTTGGAAAATACAGGTTGTATTGGGAATTCAGATTGGATTCCAGTTTTAACTTCCGCTAGGCGAGATGGGGTTTTGGTGGGAGTCCTTCCCGCTTACCTTCGGAGTGATTCCTATGGTGAGTATATTTTTGATTTCCAATGGGCCAATGCCTTCCACCGCGCAGGGATTCCGTATTATCCAAAACTAACGGTAGCTGTGCCGTTCACACCTGTGACAGGGGCTCGGGTTTTACTCCATCCTGATTTAAAACCAGAAGAAAAAGATTCCCTGGTTTCCTTACTTTTACAAACCCTTTTAGAATTTGGAAAAGAAAAAGAAACTTCTTCCGTTCATATTTTATTTTGCAAAGAGGATGAACAAAGTTTGGGGATTCAGAATTCATTTGCTCCTAGACTTTCTCACCAATACCACTGGTTTAACAAAGGTTTTGCGAATTTTGATGAATTTTTGTCCATCCTTGTCAAAGACCGGAGAAAAACCATCCGCCAGGAAAGAAGGAAAATTTCCGAGTCGGGCCTTACCATCCAAACCCTTACCGGTGACGAGATCACCGAAGACCACGCCCATATCTTTTATCAGTTTTATCAAGACACCCATTCTAAAAAATGGGGGCAACCTTATTTGAATCGGAAATTCTTTTTGGAAATGCATCAGAACTTTCGCCATCGTTTGGTTCTGGTTTTGGCAAGTGACCCTTCAGGGAAACCTGTAGGTGGGAGTTGGAATACTTTCCGAGATGGGTTTTTATTTGGAAGATACTGGGGAGCCTTGGAACATGTCCCCAACTTACATTTTGAATGTTGTTATTACCGATTGATTGATTTTGCAATTGAGCGTAAAATGGAACGAGTGGAAGCAGGTGCCCAAGGGGAACATAAATTCCTAAGGGGTTATGAAGCCGTTCCCATGTATAGTTTACATCATATTTACAATGAACAGGGCAGAGCGGCCATTGAGTCCTATTTGGAACGAGAGATTGTGATGGAAAGGGAAAATATTTCCGCTTATAATTCTCAGTCTCCTATCAAATCGCTCCGGGAGGGATAATGTCAGATCCAAAAAGAAAATCATATACAGATATGAATGTGGAACTTCTCGAAAGAGAAAAACAGAAAAAGAAACTTAAAAAACCGGATCGGTATAAGGTGATTCTGATCAATGATGATTACACTCCTCAGGAATTTGTAGTCTATGTACTAGCTAATGTTTTTAGGAAATCAATGGAAGAATCTCGTCAAATTATGTGGAAGGCGCATACTTCTGGATCAGCCGTTTGTGGGGTATATTCTTTGGACATTGCGAGAACAAAAGTAGCAGAAGTGCATAAACTTGCGGACGATGCAGGTCATCCATTACAATGTCAATTGGCAAAAGAGGAGGACGAATGAACCTTTCCCTAGACTTAGAAAATACCTTAGAACTTGCCGGTAAAGAAGCAAGTAAATACCATCATGAATTTATCACCTTGGAACATTTGTTATATGGTCTTACTTATAACGAAAAAACAAAAGAAGTCCTTATCAATGTCGGATGTGATTTGGATTTACTCAGAAAGGAACTGACTGAATATTTTGAGGAAGATCTTTCTACCATTGCCGTTCCCGATTTAAAAATCCAACCACGTTATACCGTGGGTGTCCAGTTTGTGATTCAGTTTGCCGCCTTTCATGTCCAAAATTCTGGTAAGGAAGAAGTGGATGGAAACAATGTGCTTGTGGCCCTCTTCAGAGAAGAAGATAGCCAAGCTTATTATCTACTCGCCAAACAAGAAGTAAACCGTCTAGACGTAATCAAATACATGTCTCACGGAATCAAAAAAGAAACGGAATCCGAAGAACCGAATTTTACGGAAGAAGCAGATCCAGAAGAAGGGGAAGGAAACTCTCGTAAATCCGCACTTGAAAAATTTTGTGTCAACCTTACCGAAAGAGCAAGGTTAGGGAAATTAGATCCTTGTATTGGCCGGGAAGTTGAAATTGAAAGAACCATTCATATCCTATCTCGTCGTCGTAAAAATAATCCTATTTTTGTGGGAGAGGCAGGGGTCGGAAAAACTTCCATTGTGGAAGGAATTGCCGAAAGAGTTGTTAAGGGACTCGTTCCAAAAAGTTTACTAGGTTTAGAAATTTATTCTTTGGATATGGGTCTTGTGATGGCGGGAACCAAATTCCGTGGTGAATTTGAGGAACGTTTGAAGGCCATCTTACAAGAAGTAGTTGGGAAACCTGAACGAATCATCTTTGTCGACGAAATCCATACCATTGTGGGAGCTGGCGCTGTTTCTGGTGGGAGTTTGGATGCTTCCAATTTAATGAAACCAGCCCTTGCCAATGGAGAATTAAAATGTATTGGAACAACCACTTACAAAGAGTATAAATCGATTTTTGAAAAAGATCATGCTTTATCTCGTAGGTTCCAAAAGATTGAAGTTGCAGAACCTTCCAGAGAAGATGCGATCGAAATCTTGAAAGGACTCAAACCCAAATACGAATCCTTCCACGGTGTGACTTACAGTGCCAAAGCCATCGAAGCTTGTGTGGATTTATCTAGTTTACATCTCAGAGACCGTTTTTTACCGGACAAAGCCATAGATTTGATGGACGAATCCGGCGCCTTTGTAAAGTTACGCGACGAGAAAAAAGAAAAGGCCAAAAAACAAGTAGGGATTTTGGAAATCGAATCTCTTGTTGCTAAAATTGCCAAAATCCCCGAAAAAACGGTAAAGGCAGATGATAAAAAGAAATTAGAAAATTTAGATTCTGAAATCAAATCCATTGTTTTTGGACAAGATCATGCCATCGAACAAGTAGTAGATGCCATCCATTATTCCCGCTCAGGCCTCAGTGATGAAGGAAAACCAATTGGTAGTTTTCTTTTTGTAGGGCCTACGGGTGTGGGTAAAACGGAAGTGGCAAAAACCTTAGCGGAAAAGATGGGAGTGGAATTTCTTAGGTTTGATATGAGTGAATACATGGAAAAACATTCCGTATCAAGACTCATTGGAAGTCCGCCGGGTTATGTGGGTTATGACCAAGGGGGGCAACTCACAGATGCCATTGCCAAAAACCCACATTCTGTTTTGTTATTCGATGAAATCGAAAAAGCACACGAAGATATATACAATATCCTTTTGCAAGTGATGGATCATGCCACACTTACCGATAGCACAGGGAAAAAAGCTGATTTTCGTAATGTGATTTTGATTCTAACGACGAATACGGGAGCTCAGGAAAGTTCGAAACCACTTCTAGGTTTTGATACTGACAGGTATGATGACCGGTCAATGAAGGCAATTGAGAGGACATTCACTCCCGAATTTCGCAACCGACTGACTGCTGTTGTGGAATTTGGTGCCCTATCGATTCAGGTTGTGGAGTTAGTTGTCAAACGAATGTTCCGCACTTTGCAGGCCAAAGCCAATGAAAAAGGAATCCATTTGGAATTGTCTGAAAAAGCAGTTAGGCATTTGGCAGAGACTGGTTATGACAAAGCCATGGGAGCAAGGCCCATCCAAAGAATACTCAATTCAGAAATAGGAAAACCTCTTTCTAAAAAGATCTTATTCCAAAAAGACAAAGGCACCAA of the Leptospira kanakyensis genome contains:
- a CDS encoding DedA family protein, whose protein sequence is MLDFLQFDAFLARILELPPLVLWIFFCFSNFLENVFPPWPGDTVTVFSGFLSSSPGSPLSFISIVFATYLGNLLGALAMYFFGERFLQFLKRSRFPFLSSVYQEENLHKTLDWFRRHEFVVVLLSRFSAGIRFFVSIVAGMSKMNVIKFIILYTVAISLWCGLLLFGGSLLGSNWNQIIVMLSYYNQTIGIVLICLFLYFLYQIWKKRNTKLT
- the clpS gene encoding ATP-dependent Clp protease adapter ClpS — encoded protein: MSDPKRKSYTDMNVELLEREKQKKKLKKPDRYKVILINDDYTPQEFVVYVLANVFRKSMEESRQIMWKAHTSGSAVCGVYSLDIARTKVAEVHKLADDAGHPLQCQLAKEEDE
- a CDS encoding GNAT family N-acetyltransferase, which gives rise to MNETFAIKISDTFRDFTKEEWNLLVPPDSVFQEYEFLSGLENTGCIGNSDWIPVLTSARRDGVLVGVLPAYLRSDSYGEYIFDFQWANAFHRAGIPYYPKLTVAVPFTPVTGARVLLHPDLKPEEKDSLVSLLLQTLLEFGKEKETSSVHILFCKEDEQSLGIQNSFAPRLSHQYHWFNKGFANFDEFLSILVKDRRKTIRQERRKISESGLTIQTLTGDEITEDHAHIFYQFYQDTHSKKWGQPYLNRKFFLEMHQNFRHRLVLVLASDPSGKPVGGSWNTFRDGFLFGRYWGALEHVPNLHFECCYYRLIDFAIERKMERVEAGAQGEHKFLRGYEAVPMYSLHHIYNEQGRAAIESYLEREIVMERENISAYNSQSPIKSLREG
- a CDS encoding SpoIIE family protein phosphatase produces the protein MNSWGNIAFDFYTFGSLVGVIFTFYNAQFFLTVKEKSEATYRLGMGTLWLGLFHFGYMINFSFMGPAAAYLRWLVIIGAMAGASYLTSFFLSYPEVYFPRLKKYLFGIMNFIVVTVTGYFVYISLTAGRLFFFSGHYWDFPLPVFYKAYALIVLVFFVSFSLVAIIQIFKMPKESRFATASILIAFILVTILPGIMNAQSRDGAIGRGLYQTITDLVLVVGLFVANVVYINNTKDKTTIISRIIGISLASFLLVLQLVAYSVIQQSESNYDMVHTARAKNFIAGLETDQVPSFHYTYDIGQKEFVQKKGMEETAVDPASYESEYWNSWALETILSYKGKSDWKEKTENLIPKLPETSRGYASEIKRLLALEKVSTPELLIEELESEKRKILYTRNKLREIPEKNFSDGALSLVSKTEGPLSGFYGAARSVLETSISEAKKAEVLDQMFSPMPNHGDRNYRGRVKFAENNPEYSFYVSYLVVDKTKGLIHEVGYPYLDYREFQEEVTLPWIIGVLSLAVLVIFGYRLFFLIALLRPIEQIIEGLTEVNSGNLEHRLTVHVEDDIGFMARSFNRMVRSIQAARKKLEQYADQLEVKVQERTKELENSLKEVQSLKHQQDGDYFLTSLLLQPFNANNANHDNVQVDFLLEQKKKFTFRQYEKEIGGDLNIANQIFLNNRSYTVFLNADAMGKSMQGAGGALVLGSVFESIITRTQLLSEARNTYPERWIKNTFLELHKIFEGFDGSMLVSLVLGLIDNETGLLYFINAEHPWMVLYRDGIASFIENELMFRKLGTSGVQGNLYIKTFQLEAGDVLLAGSDGRDDLLISHTEDGKRVINEDERLFLRVVESGRGELDGIYEELRKYGSLTDDLSILRVSFIEEKERYKIEKERLKEIQSLLHKAKEASESADLQEAVSYLEQANSLEENIPEIKKKFIQLYLKLKDYGNAKKMAKDYSLLKPMDTEIMYITAFCARKVADIKTAIDFGERVRLRDPNHVKNLINLGQTYLADKNLSRAENILSSALELDPENPSLQRLLDHIRKKQNKQDVVN